One genomic region from Drosophila busckii strain San Diego stock center, stock number 13000-0081.31 chromosome 3R, ASM1175060v1, whole genome shotgun sequence encodes:
- the LOC108602605 gene encoding drosulfakinins: MQPNSSNNCFTACLWLLLLGLYLLLVVQTESASLESTKQELQLRELEPKTDNDAGIPLARFSAGRHNQRAIWLGSKLYQASRSKLPMALDLLLDSAEGERSKRFDDYGHMRFGKRGGEDQFDDYGHMRFGR; this comes from the coding sequence ATGCAGCcaaacagtagcaacaactgCTTTACAGCCtgcctttggctgctgctcttgggACTTTATCTATTGCTTGTGGTGCAAACTGAAAGCGCCAGCTTGGAATCAACCAAGCAGGAATTGCAATTGCGTGAACTGGAACCCAAAACAGATAACGATGCTGGCATACCCTTGGCACGCTTCTCTGCAGGACGTCATAATCAACGCGCCATCTGGCTAGGCTCAAAACTTTATCAAGCTTCACGCTCAAAGTTACCCATGGCTTTGGATCTCTTGCTGGACAGCGCTGAAGGTGAGCGCTCCAAGCGTTTCGATGACTATGGACACATGAGATTTGGCAAGCGTGGCGGTGAGGATCAATTCGATGACTATGGACACATGAGATTTGGACGTTAA